The proteins below come from a single Aegilops tauschii subsp. strangulata cultivar AL8/78 chromosome 6, Aet v6.0, whole genome shotgun sequence genomic window:
- the LOC141025819 gene encoding uncharacterized protein, translating into MAFEKDYAARADGNTEIFMKYTNMASCVEYCIGRFKYWLRNHDQKLVALDVEFTWPRGPKQKAVVVQLCVGIYVLVYHISVADEHCGLLAAFLLDEEYIFVGVDINNDEKKLKRVGMVVQNFVDIHNMWRVPDPVTIKPKNGLADYAGSIIHHSYNKMKDAITEDDHHIWAEAPLPLKNIYYASRDAYATYDVYRRLVNFQMGFESLRQHLAKLSRRSRKSGRKNESN; encoded by the coding sequence ATGGCGTTCGAGAAAGATTATGCTGCTAGGGCAGATGGAAATACCGAAATTTTTATGAAGTACACAAACATGGCTAGCTGTGTTGAGTACTGCATTGGCAGATTCAAATACTGGCTGCGGAACCATGACCAGAAGTTAGTTGCACTGGATGTGGAGTTCACCTGGCCTCGTGGTCCAAAACAGAAGGCTGTCGTGGTCCAGTTATGCGTTGGCATCTACGTCCTCGTGTACCACATAAGCGTTGCTGATGAGCATTGCGGCCTGCTTGCCGCCTTCCTGCTCGACGAGGAGTACATCTTTGTTGGGGTGGACATCAACAATGACGAGAAAAAACTCAAGCGTGTTGGTATGGTGGTACAAAACTTTGTGGATATCCATAATATGTGGAGAGTTCCTGATCCAGTGACGATTAAGCCAAAGAATGGCTTGGCTGACTACGCCGGTTCCATCATCCACCACAGCTACAACAAGATGAAGGATGCTATCACAGAAGATGACCATCATATATGGGCAGAAGCGCCCTTGCCCTTGAAGAACATCTATTATGCTTCCAGGGACGCGTATGCCACCTACGATGTATACAGGCGACTGGTGAACTTCCAAATGGGGTTCGAGAGTCTGCGCCAGCATCTCGCGAAACTATCTAGGCGGTCGAGGAAGTCCGGAAGGAAGAATGAATCAAACTAA